The Lycium ferocissimum isolate CSIRO_LF1 chromosome 10, AGI_CSIRO_Lferr_CH_V1, whole genome shotgun sequence genome window below encodes:
- the LOC132034178 gene encoding aquaporin TIP1-3-like, whose protein sequence is MPISKIAIGNFREITKHDALKAALAEFICVITFVFPAEGCALVFSKMITTGDPANGLISASISHAFALLTAVSVGANISGGHASPAVTFGAFVGGHITFFRSVMYCIAQLLGSVVACYLLKIATNGLEVSPYPPQLPWNAVVFEIVMTFLLVYTYYATSFDPKKGNMGIISPIAIGLIVGANILCGGALFGAAMNPAIAFGQAMISGIWTHHWVYWLGNFVGAAIAALVYELIFIGENVYEQLPITNH, encoded by the exons atgccgaTTTCAAAAATCGCCATTGGAAATTTTAGAGAAATTACCAAGCATGATGCCCTTAAGGCTGCCTTAGCTGAATTTATTTGTGTGATTACTTTTGTTTTTCCCGCTGAAGGCTGTGCCTTAGTTTTCT CCAAGATGATCACGACTGGAGATCCAGCCAATGGGCTAATTTCGGCATCGATATCCCATGCATTTGCTCTTCTTACAGCAGTTTCAGTGGGAGCAAACATATCTGGAGGTCATGCAAGCCCCGCTGTTACCTTTGGTGCATTCGTCGGAGGTCACATTACCTTTTTCAGGAGTGTCATGTATTGTATTGCTCAATTACTTGGATCCGTTGTGGCTTGCTATCTCCTCAAGATTGCTACTAATGGTTTG GAAGTATCACCATACCCTCCACAATTACCTTGGAATGCAGTTGTTTTCGAGATAGTGATGACCTTCCTCCTTGTTTACACATATTATGCAACTTCATTTGACCCCAAGAAGGGTAACATGGGAATCATTTCCCCAATTGCAATTGGTCTCATTGTTGGTGCCAACATCTTGTGTGGTGGTGCTCTTTTTGGCGCAGCAATGAACCCTGCTATTGCCTTTGGTCAAGCAATGATTAGCGGGATATGGACCCATCATTGGGTCTATTGGCTTGGTAATTTCGTCGGTGCTGCCATTGCTGCGTTGGTATATGAACTTATCTTCATTGGTGAAAACGTTTACGAGCAGCTTCCCATCACTAATCACTAA